GGCGACGACCGGGAGCTCCCAGCTGCCGGGGACCCTCAGCAGGGTCGGCTCGTCGATGCCGAGGTCGTGCAGGGCGCGCAGCGCGCCGTCGACCAGTCCGTCCATCACCTTCTCGTGCCACTGTGCCGCGATGACGGCGACCCGCAGGTCACCCACATTGCGTACGGACAGCTCCGGTGCGCCCTTGCCGCTCACGTCTCTCCTCTTGCCTCTCGTGCCTTGCCGACTTGCGTTACTGGTTGCCGCAGGGGGACACGGGGGCCGTGTCCAGCCAGGGCAGGTCATGTCCCATCCGGTCCCGCTTGGTGCGCAGGTAGCGGATGTTGTGCTCGCCCGCCTGTACGGGCATCGGCTCGCGCCGGGTGACCTCGATGCCGTGCCGGACGAGGGCGTCGGTCTTCTCGGGGTTGTTGGTCATCAGGCGCACACTGCGCACGCCGAGGTCCTCGAGGATCTGCGCGCCGGCCGCGTAGTCACGGGCGTCGGCGGGCAGGCCCAGCTCCAGGTTGGCGTCGAGGGTGTCGTGTCCCTGCTCCTGGAGCTCGTAGGCCCTCAGCTTGGACAGCAGACCGATGCCGCGGCCCTCGTGTCCGCGCAGATAGACGACCACCCCCCGGCCCTCGCTCTGGATGCGCTCCAGGGACGCGTCGAGCTGGGGGCCGCAGTCGCAGCGCTGGGAGGCGAAGATGTCGCCGGTGAGGCACTCGGAGTGCACCCGGACGAGGACGTCCTCGCCGTCGCCGATCTCGCCGTGGACGAGGGCGACGTGCTCGACCCCGTCGACGGTGGAGCGGTAGCCGTACGCGGTGAAGGTGCCGTGGACGGTGGGCAGCCGGGTCTGCGCCTCGCGGCGGACGGTGGGCTCGGCGCTGCGGCGGTAGGCGATCAGGTCCTCGATGGAGATGATCGTCAGGCCGTGCTTGCGGGCGAACGGGATCAGTTCGGGCAGCCGGAGCATCCGGCCGTCCTCGCCGGCGATCTCGACGATCGCGCCGGCCGGGCGCAGCCCCGCGAGCCGGGCGAGGTCGACGGCCGCCTCGGTGTGGCCGTTGCGGGTCAGCACACCGCCGGGCTTGGCGCGGAGCGGGAAGATGTGTCCCGGGCGGACGAAGTCCGTGGCCTCGGTGGTGCCGCTCGCCAGGAGCCGCAGCGTGGTGGCGCGGTCGGCGGCGGAGATGCCGGTGGTCACGCCGTGGGCGGCGGAGGCGTCGACGGAGACCGTGAACGCGGTCTTCATGGATTCGGTGTTGTCCTCGACCATCTGCGGGAGCTCC
The sequence above is a segment of the Streptomyces asoensis genome. Coding sequences within it:
- a CDS encoding bifunctional 3,4-dihydroxy-2-butanone-4-phosphate synthase/GTP cyclohydrolase II; its protein translation is MSTAPILYSTDGIEDFALDPVERAIADIAAGRPVVVVDDEDRENEGDLVIAAEKATPEIVAFMMSECRGLICAPMEGDELERLELPQMVEDNTESMKTAFTVSVDASAAHGVTTGISAADRATTLRLLASGTTEATDFVRPGHIFPLRAKPGGVLTRNGHTEAAVDLARLAGLRPAGAIVEIAGEDGRMLRLPELIPFARKHGLTIISIEDLIAYRRSAEPTVRREAQTRLPTVHGTFTAYGYRSTVDGVEHVALVHGEIGDGEDVLVRVHSECLTGDIFASQRCDCGPQLDASLERIQSEGRGVVVYLRGHEGRGIGLLSKLRAYELQEQGHDTLDANLELGLPADARDYAAGAQILEDLGVRSVRLMTNNPEKTDALVRHGIEVTRREPMPVQAGEHNIRYLRTKRDRMGHDLPWLDTAPVSPCGNQ